CTTACTTTAACTATAACACCGGGTTGGAATTCGGCATATTGATTCTTAATATCATCCCACAGATTAGCTGTAATCCGCCCGGATGCATCACCGAGTTCGAGATGAAGATAAGAACTTCCGTCTTTGCGTGATTTAAGTTCAATTTTACGGATGACAAAAAAACTGGTAATTTTATCTCCGGGTTTGACATTATGTAAAATTTTAAAGGAAGTAAAAGAATCATTCATGCTTGTTCCCCCTTTGAATTATAAGCAGTTTCCATCCTGAATTTTTTACTTTAGCTGTGTCAAGCAGAGAGGGATGAAAAAGATTTTTAACCGAAAGATTAACCTGATCTTTATAATGCTCGTCAACAGGCTGCCCGGATTGGCCGGTAGAAAGAACTGAGATTGAATTATCGGGATTTGAGACATTATATATGGCACTTGCACATAAATAGATATCTGCTTCAGGATTATTTCTAATAAAAGATCCGGAATTTAAAATTGATGAACCGGATCCGCTGATCGGGAACGGGCCGACATTAAGAGCATTGCTTAAAAGCGGATTTTTACCAAGCATGTGAGAAAATGTGATTGTGTGGAATTTTCCCCATGGCCATTTATTAACATCCGTATTCTCAAGCTTTTTTAAACTGTCTATTGCAGAAGAAAAGGAAGATATAATCAGATTGTCTCTATTCCCGTTTTTATAAAGATAATTTAAAATCGATTCGTATGGAATAGTATTCAGGTTCGAATACAGTTTATAAAGTTTTTTGCCGAATAAAGATTTCATTAATTTTTCAGTATAGATCACAAGAAAAGTATTTATAATAGAAGCTTCACTGTTTGATGCAAGCATGGAACCATTCCATTTTGAAAGAAGGTTTGCAGCATTTTGTTTAACGGGATCATTGGATAATGTTATATCTCTGTTCAGAATCGGATAGATTAATTTGGCAATAGAATCGGCTGAAGGAGAAACAGCGTCAGAGATTATATTCTTTATTTCCATTAAGGTAAGTGTGGAATCATGCTCTATAAGTTTTTTCAGCCTTTTTTCCAGAATTTTGGATTGAGAGAAAATTTTATAGTTATTCAATGATTCATTTTTATTCAAACCGCTTCCGACTGCTTTAAATCCTTCCGAGTTGTTTCCGGCAATAAAAATATGGCAAGGAGATCCGAAATTCGCTGCATATTTTGTAAAAGTATCCAAGCTGCGGGATTTACAAATATTAAAGAGAGAAAGTATATCATCGCTGAATTTGTACCCATCCCAGATTAACGCGATGCCTCTGTTATTGTCAGGATTTTTGTAAAGAACAGGTAACCCGGAAATTTCATTAAAAGACAGAGTAAGAACAGAGTCAGGGAATATTTTAATTTTTTCGGTTCTCACT
The DNA window shown above is from bacterium and carries:
- a CDS encoding penicillin acylase family protein — its product is MPKWFKIITGIFLVFSLLFAGIIFIGYRIVAGSLPKISGIVNTSAPLHSKISVFRDGYGIPHIISRNRYDLFFAQGFATAQDRLWQMDIQRRTAYGRLSEIFGIKAVPTDSFMLSLNIGNTADKIYEKLSIESKEVLNAYKDGINSYISLHKKSLPIEFRFLNYSPDPWKASHSIALIKLFAWQSSRNFLEDAFSFALNGRNINNFKPFLHSPEYTINSREFFHPFLISISRIFKNALPIGSHSSLIISIPADLSDTNTPFIAFNYTSPAVIPGPWYEIHLASDEINVHGFSLPGVPLIFTGQNSKLSWVFSSTGKRDCRFSEIHTLQRRNSLSVRTEKIKIFPDSVLTLSFNEISGLPVLYKNPDNNRGIALIWDGYKFSDDILSLFNICKSRSLDTFTKYAANFGSPCHIFIAGNNSEGFKAVGSGLNKNESLNNYKIFSQSKILEKRLKKLIEHDSTLTLMEIKNIISDAVSPSADSIAKLIYPILNRDITLSNDPVKQNAANLLSKWNGSMLASNSEASIINTFLVIYTEKLMKSLFGKKLYKLYSNLNTIPYESILNYLYKNGNRDNLIISSFSSAIDSLKKLENTDVNKWPWGKFHTITFSHMLGKNPLLSNALNVGPFPISGSGSSILNSGSFIRNNPEADIYLCASAIYNVSNPDNSISVLSTGQSGQPVDEHYKDQVNLSVKNLFHPSLLDTAKVKNSGWKLLIIQRGNKHE